In one Dunckerocampus dactyliophorus isolate RoL2022-P2 chromosome 9, RoL_Ddac_1.1, whole genome shotgun sequence genomic region, the following are encoded:
- the LOC129187231 gene encoding zinc finger protein 37-like, whose protein sequence is MVQTCCVINCHNLSRDRFGNKKDGGRFFSFPTWKQSQGAVICELTKRRRMAWIAAVRRPNITFNAITRHMLVCSRHFHTGRPANEMDESHPDWAPSLHLGHTEVKAADNERLQITLHEEELSPTREENERLRQQLEDVCKTQVVLHVEDIQQLEQGEPQPPDIKEEEEEPEAGYIKAEEEEQQPPYVKEEELLITQKGEDPLARLLLTGVSVKTEAHEDKPLESSQLHHSPSEEKREAEPSSSSSTQHMTTEADGDHCGGSQADNLLAPLSDSDDITSHSAEEDSDDSREPLSNKQSECSKKKTAQRFNCSVCDKRFSFKSNLTRHMRTHTGERPFHCSDCGKSFNEKVALVIHMRTHTGEKPFTCSDCGKSFTRKKVMERHMTVHTGERPFSCSDCGKSFGERIAMVIHMRTHTGERPFSCSYCGKRFTQKSDMQSHVRIHTGEKPFTCSACFKRFSRKVNLVSHTRTHTGEKPFSCSNCGDTFCWKSSLKRHMQKH, encoded by the exons ATGGTGCAAACGTGTTGTGTTATCAACTGCCACAATCTTTCACGCGATCGCTTCGGGAATAAAAAGGATGGGGggagatttttctcatttccGACGTGGAAGCAAAGCCAAGGAGCTGTGATCTGTGAGCTAACAAAGAGACGCCGAATGGCCTGGATAGCAGCCGTGAGACGACCAAACATCACTTTCAACGCCATCACCCGAcacatgttggtgtgttcacGGCATTTTCACACTG ggaGACCTGCTaatgaaatggatgaaagcCATCCAGACTGGGCACCCTCATTACATCTCGGACACACGGAGGTGAAAGCTGCAGATAACGAGAGACTACAGATAACATtgcacgaggaggaactttctccaacaagagaggagaacgagcgactacGACAACAACTGGAAGATGTTTGCAAGACTCAAGTTGTGCTGCACGTTGAAG acatccagcagTTGGAGCAGggggagccacagccccctgacattaaagaggaagaagaggagccaGAGGCCGGCTACATTAAAGCGGAAGAGGAGGAGCAACAGCCCccctatgttaaagaggaagaactcTTGATCACTCAGAAGGGAGAGGATCCTTTGGCCAGGTTGctactgactggtgtctctgtgaagaccgaagcccatgaagacaaaccactgGAGTCgtcacagcttcatcatagtccaagtgaggagaagagagaggcggagccttcaagcagcagctcaacacaacacatgacaacagaagctgatggagaccactgtggaggatcacaagcagacaacctcttagctccactgtcagatagtgacgacataaCGTCACACTCTGCTGAAGAAGACAGCGACGACAGCCGAGAACCTTTGAGCAACAAGCAGTCAGAATGTTCTAAAAAGAAGACGGCTCAACGTTTTAACTGCTCAGTATGTGATAAAAGGTTTTCTTTTAAGAGTAATTTGACTcggcacatgagaacacacacaggagaaagacCTTTTCATTGCTCCGACTGTGGGAAAAGCTTCAATGAAAAGGTAGCTCTGGTtatacacatgagaacgcacaccggAGAAAAACCGTTTACTTGCTCAGACTGCGGTAAAAGCTTCACTCGAAAGAAGGTCATGGAAAGACACATGACAGTACACACAGGAGAAagaccttttagttgctcagactgtggtaaaagctTCGGTGAAAGGATAGCTATGGTTATAcatatgagaacgcacacaggagaaagacctttcagttgctcataCTGTGGTAAACGCTTTACTCAAAAGTCTGACATGCAATCCCACGTGagaatacacacaggagaaaaaccctttacaTGCTCGGCCTGTTTTAAAAGGTTCAGTCGAAAGGTAAACTTGGTATCGCAcacgagaacacacacaggagaaaagccttttagttgctcaaacTGTGGTGACACATTTTGTTGGAAGTCCtctttgaaaagacacatgcagAAACACTGA